From Aspergillus chevalieri M1 DNA, chromosome 4, nearly complete sequence, a single genomic window includes:
- a CDS encoding uncharacterized protein (COG:S;~EggNog:ENOG410Q19I;~InterPro:IPR011009): MSMPISEKSTNPSIRQCFVAMALFASQDPTFIEPPDFIAEQLSISADVFCQASTHPSPFRNQIAAKQNTPDENIGSQSILFEADNSLATTLVNCKRLIHGSKHKAVYEVTWDGQPAIAKCWSPSYYQSYAHEAMTYENIYAKRPQGYSFFAMMLTHGTISCSSLFPKGNILIMTKVPGKTLNELWDTISGLEKEHIRSEILKAVLILRSFSVLSVDTGKHNILYHPETHSVTMIDFEIMQACEDTLSPDMPEMYTIFGEMPVPTQVHHYGG; encoded by the coding sequence ATGTCGATGCCCATCAGCGAGAAGTCTACGAACCCATCTATCCGGCAATGTTTTGTGGCTATGGCTTTATTTGCTTCTCAAGATCCAACGTTCATCGAGCCTCCAGACTTCATCGCTGAGCAATTGTCTATTTCAGCAGATGTGTTCTGTCAAGCATCGACCCACCCATCTCCCTTCCGAAATCAGATTGCAGCAAAACAAAACACCCCAGACGAAAACATAGGATCCCAAAGTATTCTTTTTGAGGCTGATAACAGCCTTGCGACGACTTTGGTCAACTGCAAACGCCTGATTCATGGATCAAAGCACAAAGCTGTTTACGAAGTCACCTGGGACGGCCAGCCAGCAATAGCCAAATGCTGGTCTCCCTCATACTACCAAAGCTACGCACACGAAGCCATGACTTACGAAAATATTTACGCGAAGAGACCTCAAGGCTATAGCTTTTTTGCAATGATGCTAACCCACGGGACCATCTCTTGCTCTTCACTGTTTCCGAAGGGAAATATACTTATAATGACAAAAGTACCGGGCAAGACTCTTAACGAACTTTGGGATACTATTTCTGGGCTTGAGAAGGAACATATCCGCTCCGAAATCCTTAAAGCTGTTCTTATACTCAGAAGCTTCTCAGTTTTGTCCGTTGATACTGGCAAGCATAATATTCTCTACCACCCGGAAACACATTCAGTCACCATGATTGATTTTGAAATTATGCAAGCTTGCGAAGACACTCTGAGCCCCGACATGCCAGAGATGTACACTATCTTCGGCGAAATGCCTGTTCCCACCCAAGTTCACCATTACGGCGGTTAG
- a CDS encoding sulfotransferase family protein (COG:S;~EggNog:ENOG410PRMH;~InterPro:IPR040632,IPR027417;~PFAM:PF17784;~TransMembrane:1 (i244-264o)) has protein sequence MSRLIDKEPNTRVKPMRVLCMGMARTGTNSMTIALRKLGLNPYHGSECFKTPPRDFNLWIEALQCNFFNPGDKKPYAREEFDRLLGPYDACLDVPACMFWADLHRAYPDAKIILTTRDVESWVKSANKTVFKFVQMPFFRFWQYVDSTCIGPLYRTSDLVWSIFCNGDFREEVTKQKYLEHYEKIRNAVPKEQLLEFEIGKDGWEELCAFLGTEVPDEPWPNAYSTAEFQEHIDIAHREALWTIARWLGMGVVGAMGTLGWLYYRG, from the exons ATGAGTCGGTTAATTGATAAAGAGCCGAACACGCGGGTGAAGCCCATGCGGGTGTTGTGTATGGGGATGGCACGGACGGGGACGAATT CAATGACCATCGCCCTCCGCAAACTCGGCCTAAACCCCTACCACGGCTCCGAATGCTTCAAAACCCCACCCCGTGACTTCAACCTCTGGATTGAAGCCCTGCAATGCAACTTCTTCAACCCCGGCGACAAAAAGCCCTACGCCCGCGAAGAATTCGACCGCCTCCTCGGCCCCTACGACGCCTGTCTTGATGTCCCTGCATGTATGTTCTGGGCGGACCTGCATCGCGCATACCCCGATGCGAAAATCATCCTGACAACGCGCGACGTGGAGTCGTGGGTGAAATCGGCCAATAAGACTGTTTTCAAGTTCGTGCAGATGCCGTTTTTCAGGTTCTGGCAGTATGTCGATTCGACATGTATCGGGCCGCTGTATCGGACGTCAGACCTTGTGTGGAGCATTTTCTGCAATGGGGATTTTCGCGAGGAGGTCACGAAGCAGAAGTATTTGGAGCATTATGAGAAGATTCGGAACGCGGTTCCGAAGGAgcagttgttggagtttgaGATTGGGAAGGATGGGTGGGAGGAGCTGTGTGCGTTTCTGGGGACCGAGGTGCCGGATGAGCCGTGGCCGAATGCGTATTCGACGGCGGAGTTTCAGGAGCATATTGATATTGCGCATAGGGAGGCTTTGTGGACGATCGCAAGGTGGTTGGGGATGGGGGTTGTGGGTGCGATGGGGACGTTGGGTTGGTTGTATTATCGGGGTTAG
- a CDS encoding uncharacterized protein (COG:S;~EggNog:ENOG410PTH7) has translation MVKEAQIVHINDADMSPSKMHPRSSPIEHLHILEDEIGLEAVGVFVQSCRTPRTFNYTYGNFDVSEGRFRPLEAVRLLLGCHRDALEELTMLYNDDCIKQLWYDLSAREWYMGTELRHFTNLKTLRSGMHSLLGLPQPHSEANEQYRAASDMVTPDLIDVLPGSLERLAIRYADERIVPHLQRVAEVRARQFPNLKNVAVGFCQEAVKSNMVLQMEGMELIMLYQSKLKRVAHAYDREGSSWLGSPVFRY, from the coding sequence ATGGTAAAGGAGGCCCAGATCGTGCATATAAATGACGCGGACATGAGCCCATCCAAGATGCACCCACGTTCATCACCAATTGAGCATCTCCATATCCTCGAAGATGAAATTGGCCTAGAGGCAGTGGGGGTATTTGTCCAGAGTTGCAGAACTCCCCGCACATTCAACTACACCTATGGAAATTTCGATGTCTCCGAGGGGCGTTTCAGGCCATTAGAAGCTGTCCGGCTGCTTCTTGGGTGCCATCGGGATGCACTTGAGGAGTTGACGATGTTGTACAATGATGACTGCATCAAGCAACTATGGTATGATCTTTCGGCTCGCGAGTGGTATATGGGCACGGAACTGCGGCATTTTACCAATTTGAAGACCCTTCGGAGTGGCATGCACAGTCTACTGGGTTTACCTCAACCGCATTCAGAAGCAAATGAACAGTACCGCGCGGCTTCTGATATGGTGACACCAGACCTAATAGATGTGCTCCCTGGGTCATTGGAGCGATTAGCGATTCGGTATGCAGATGAGAGGATTGTGCCTCATTTGCAGAGGGTTGCGGAAGTTCGTGCACGGCAGTTTCCAAATTTAAAGAACGTCGCCGTTGGATTCTGTCAAGAGGCAGTGAAGAGCAACATGGTGTTACAGATGGAGGGAATGGAGTTGATTATGCTGTATCAGTCCAAGTTAAAGCGAGTTGCCCATGCCTACGATAGAGAGGGTTCTTCATGGTTAGGGTCACCGGTTTTCAGATACTGA
- a CDS encoding uncharacterized protein (COG:S;~EggNog:ENOG410PTH7), which yields MAYNSFLRAVLTNPKLAEHIEEVNMLDVSQYDPHEISQEDVQLFQKAVADSPLPVQLKDSLKNGIKEGMACCHACAFAMQPAEPEDCVHVKA from the coding sequence ATGGCCTACAACTCATTCCTGCGCGCCGTTCTCACGAATCCAAAACTCGCTGAACATATTGAAGAGGTCAACATGCTAGATGTCTCCCAATATGATCCCCATGAGATTTCACAAGAGGATGTTCAACTCTTCCAGAAAGCTGTTGCAGACTCCCCACTTCCTGTGCAGCTGAAAGACAGCCTGAAGAATGGAATCAAGGAGGGGATGGCTTGTTGCCATGCTTGCGCTTTTGCTATGCAACCTGCCGAACCTGAAGACTGTGTTCATGTCAAAGCTTGA
- the dprC gene encoding protein dprC (COG:S;~EggNog:ENOG410PZ53): MASTQPPYYTSSFGNPNQDLNSTTPTGTYLGETGTGTAANTTDPRTGPAPSTAGPHRTDMGNAADPRVDSDLNNRAQYAPGTTTSGTVHPGTNQGMSNPENTRNSGPHRSSILNKLDPRVDSQTGNTTTKSTNMTGSGARRSSTYADTTPDAAAGSIAGGGSSTGGAGGAPGVKDTRSHYDPRTTGYNPATGSGYQTGHSGGSYDPNSQDYRAEYASSTANKSAGTEDSKAGRAGDEFGKGIQNAYAGIHGAGESLRGALNAAVDRTFGSPEGVEKNQGIARKGEEEIRSGLSR; this comes from the exons ATGGCCAGCACACAACCACCCTACTACACTTCCTCCTTCGGAAACCCTAACCAAGACCTCAACTCTACAACCCCAACCGGAACCTACCTAGGCGAAACTGGCACTGGCACCGCAGCCAACACCACCGACCCGCGTACAGGCCCAGCACCCTCAACCGCAGGCCCGCACCGCACCGACATGGGTAACGCAGCAGACCCCCGTGTCGACAGCGACCTTAACAACCGCGCACAGTACGCACCGGGAACAACAACCTCGGGAACCGTCCACCCAGGTACAAACCAGGGGATGTCGAACCCGGAGAACACCAGGAACAGTGGACCGCACCGTTCGTCGATCTTGAATAAGCTCGATCCCCGCGTCGACAGCCAGACGGGGAATACCACGACCAAGTCCACGAATATGACTGGCTCCGGTGCTAGACGGTCGTCTACGTATGCAGATACCACGCCTGATGCTGCGGCGGGGAGTATCGCGGGTGGAGGCTCCTCGACCGGGGGTGCGGGTGGTGCCCCTGGGGTGAAAGATACGCGCTCGCATTATGACCCCCGTACGACGGGGTATAACCCTGCTACCGGGTCAGGGTATCAGACCGGTCATTCGGGAGGGAGCTACGACCCGAACTCACAGGATTACCGGGCCGAGTATGCGTCCAGCACGGCGAATAAGTCTGCTGGGACGGAGGACAGCAAGGCGGGACGCGCCGGGGATGAGTTTGGGAAGGGGATTCAAAATGCATATGCGGGTATTCAT GGCGCCGGAGAGAGCCTGCGTGGTGCGTTGAACGCTGCAGTTGATCGGACTTTCGGCAGTCCGGAGGGGGTTGAGAAGAACCAGGGCATTGCCCGGAAGGGTGAGGAGGAGATCCGGTCTGGACTGTCGCGGTGA